One part of the Nostoc sp. PCC 7120 = FACHB-418 genome encodes these proteins:
- a CDS encoding dihydroorotate dehydrogenase-like protein, whose product MDLTTNYLGLRLRSPLVPSASPMSGEIDNILWMEDAGAAAVVLPSLFEEQLSLESYELHHHLTYGTESFPESLTYFPEHQDFRLGSEEYLNLIQKTKEKVKIPIIASLNGSSLDGWTEYARMIEQAGAAALELNTYSVHTDPELTSEQIEQSYINMLKVVKASVQIPVAIKLSPYFTNMANMAKRLDDAGADALVLFNRFYQPDINLETLEVQPHVLLSTPQAMRLPLRWIAILYGHINAHLAATSGIHNGHDVLKMLMAGANITMLCSVLLRHGIDHIRCIEQEMSQWMEKHEYESVQQLQGSMSQKHCPNPSAFERAQYMRALQTYQPDWGRVYEPSHYHG is encoded by the coding sequence ATGGATTTAACTACTAATTATCTAGGATTACGATTGCGATCGCCACTTGTCCCGTCAGCGTCTCCCATGTCTGGAGAAATAGACAATATTCTCTGGATGGAAGATGCAGGCGCAGCAGCAGTGGTTCTACCCTCGTTGTTTGAAGAACAGTTGAGTTTAGAAAGTTATGAGTTACATCATCACTTAACTTATGGAACCGAGAGTTTCCCTGAGTCCTTAACATATTTCCCTGAACACCAAGATTTTCGCCTGGGGTCAGAAGAATACTTAAACCTGATTCAAAAAACTAAGGAAAAGGTAAAAATCCCCATCATTGCCAGTTTGAATGGTTCTTCACTAGATGGCTGGACTGAATACGCCAGAATGATTGAGCAAGCAGGTGCAGCAGCCTTGGAGTTAAATACTTATTCTGTTCATACCGATCCTGAATTAACTAGCGAACAAATAGAGCAGAGTTATATCAATATGCTCAAAGTTGTCAAAGCATCTGTACAGATTCCCGTAGCAATTAAACTGAGTCCATATTTTACCAATATGGCAAACATGGCCAAGCGTTTAGATGATGCTGGGGCTGATGCTTTGGTGCTATTTAACCGTTTTTACCAACCAGATATTAATTTAGAAACCTTAGAAGTACAGCCTCATGTACTGTTAAGCACCCCTCAAGCAATGCGCTTACCTCTGCGTTGGATTGCCATTCTTTATGGTCACATCAATGCTCACCTCGCTGCTACCAGTGGCATTCACAACGGGCATGATGTCTTAAAAATGCTCATGGCGGGAGCCAATATTACGATGTTGTGTTCTGTCTTATTGCGACATGGCATAGACCATATCAGGTGTATCGAACAGGAAATGAGCCAATGGATGGAAAAACATGAATACGAATCTGTGCAGCAACTCCAAGGAAGCATGAGCCAAAAACACTGCCCCAACCCCAGCGCCTTTGAACGCGCTCAATATATGCGGGCGCTGCAAACCTATCAACCAGACTGGGGGCGGGTTTACGAGCCTTCCCATTATCACGGGTAA
- a CDS encoding ATP-dependent 6-phosphofructokinase, with protein sequence MRKRIGILTSGGDCPGLNCVIRAVVSHATLTYDWEVLGIPYATQGLRERQAIALNMHGWDLRGIDPLLNMGGTILGTINKGDTLAHVDEMLASYQALALDALIVIGGDGSLGILHELASRGNWNLVAIPKTIDNDVALTERAVGFDTAVNTIVDALNRLTFTAASHDRVMIVEVMGRSAGHLALHAGIAGGADVILIPEISYTISGLCQHIAELRDRWQRKFAIVVVAEGAKLCLEDVQENIASSCAPSKCGRGQYIADQIAQCSKNLIDTRVSVLGHIQRGGIPSALDRLTATVFGKTAVDLIAQGKFGQMVAWQNGEAIPVPIQDVVAQSPLHVNPQGSLVQSARCLGIYVGEKT encoded by the coding sequence ATGCGTAAACGAATTGGTATCCTCACCAGTGGCGGCGACTGTCCAGGGCTTAACTGCGTAATTCGCGCAGTTGTTAGCCATGCAACGCTTACTTATGATTGGGAGGTATTGGGTATACCTTATGCCACTCAGGGTTTACGGGAGCGTCAAGCGATCGCTCTCAATATGCACGGTTGGGATTTGCGCGGTATCGATCCTCTGCTGAATATGGGTGGTACGATTTTAGGCACAATTAATAAGGGTGATACCTTAGCCCATGTGGATGAAATGCTTGCCAGTTATCAGGCTTTGGCTTTGGATGCTTTGATTGTCATTGGCGGTGATGGTAGTCTGGGTATCCTCCATGAACTGGCTAGCCGAGGTAATTGGAATTTAGTGGCGATTCCCAAAACTATAGATAATGATGTGGCTTTGACAGAACGCGCCGTGGGTTTTGATACGGCGGTGAATACAATTGTTGATGCCCTCAATCGCTTGACTTTTACGGCTGCAAGTCACGATCGCGTGATGATTGTCGAAGTTATGGGGCGCAGCGCCGGACATCTAGCCCTACACGCGGGTATTGCTGGCGGTGCAGATGTAATTTTAATCCCCGAAATTTCATACACAATTAGCGGTTTATGTCAACATATAGCTGAATTGCGCGATCGCTGGCAACGCAAATTTGCGATCGTTGTTGTTGCCGAAGGTGCGAAACTATGTCTGGAAGATGTGCAAGAAAATATTGCCTCTTCTTGTGCGCCTTCTAAATGCGGTCGCGGTCAATATATTGCGGATCAAATTGCTCAATGTAGTAAAAATCTCATCGATACCAGAGTTTCTGTATTGGGACACATTCAGCGTGGCGGTATCCCATCAGCTTTAGACCGTTTAACAGCAACAGTTTTTGGGAAAACAGCCGTTGATTTAATAGCTCAAGGTAAATTTGGGCAGATGGTAGCTTGGCAAAATGGCGAAGCTATCCCAGTACCCATTCAGGACGTTGTCGCTCAAAGTCCTTTACACGTAAATCCCCAAGGTTCTTTGGTACAGAGCGCTCGTTGTTTGGGTATTTATGTAGGAGAAAAAACATAA